One part of the Triplophysa dalaica isolate WHDGS20190420 chromosome 25, ASM1584641v1, whole genome shotgun sequence genome encodes these proteins:
- the grinaa gene encoding glutamate receptor, ionotropic, N-methyl D-aspartate-associated protein 1a (glutamate binding) produces MSQEKPSYPIMGENNPLHNNVYGPPKIDAFGMPPPNFNQGPAAPPYVAPPYVAPDSYNQTGYGQPAFGQPAAQPGFGPGPYPQMPYPQMPYPQGTYPQGPYPQSPYQQGPDQPGISADPNVSIGSPGYHTGDGPPSYYGNDEFSNSNWEDKSIRQAFIRKVFLVLSVQLLVTFSFVAIFTFSTDVKVFVRRNQWTYYVSYAIFFVSLIVLSCCGEFRRKHPWNLVALSILTLSLSYMVGMVASYYDTDAVIMAVGITVVVCFTVVLFSLQSKYDFTSCWGVLFVCLIVLLVASILCIFIQNKILHIVYASLGALLFTCFLAVDTQLLLGNKKLSLSPEEYVFGALNLYTDIINIFLYILAIVGRTRD; encoded by the exons ATGTCTCAGGAAAAGCCCAGCTACCCTATAATGGGGGAAAACAACCCTCTTCACAACAATGTCTACGGACCGCCCAAAATTGATGCGTTTGGTATGCCCCCACCCAACTTCAACCAGGGTCCAGCAGCACCTCCATATGTGGCACCTCCATACGTGGCACCTGACTCCTATAACCAGACTGGATACGGACAGCCTGCTTTTGGCCAACCCGCAGCCCAACCTGGGTTTGGCCCTGGACCCTACCCGCAGATGCCGTATCCACAGATGCCCTACCCACAGGGGACCTACCCTCAGGGGCCATACCCACAGAGTCCTTACCAGCAGGGGCCCGACCAACCTGGCATAAGTGCAGATCCGAATG TGTCTATTGGGAGTCCTGGTTATCACACTGGAGATGGTCCCCCCTCTTATTATGGCAACGACGAGTTTTCTAACTCAAACTGGGAAGATAAGAGTATCAGACAGGCCTTTATTAGAAAG GTGTTTTTGGTGCTGTCTGTTCAGCTGTTGGTCACCTTCTCTTTTGTTGCCATTTTCACCTTTTCGACCGACGTCAAAGTGTTTGTACGGAGGAATCAGTGGACATACTATGTGTCGTACGCAATCTTCTTCGTGTCACTCATCGTGCTCAGCTGCTGCGGAGAGTTTCGTCGCAAACACCCATGGAATCTTGTGGCACTG TCCATCCTGACCCTGAGTCTGTCCTACATGGTGGGCATGGTCGCCAGCTATTATGACACGGATGCGGTCATCATGGCAGTGGGCATCACCGTTGTGGTCTGCTTTACAGTTGTGCTTTTCTCCCTGCAG AGCAAATATGACTTCACTTCCTGCTGGGGTGTGCTTTTCGTCTGTCTGATTGTCCTGCTCGTCGCCTCCATCCTCTGCATCttcattcaaaacaaaattcTCCACATTGTGTACGCCTCCCTCGGTGCCCTGCTCTTCACCTGC TTCCTGGCTGTGGACACCCAGCTTCTTTTGGGCAACAAGAAGCTGTCTCTTAGCCCAGAGGAGTACGTCTTTGGAGCTCTCAACCTCTACACTGACATCATCAACATCTTCCTTTACATCCTGGCCATTGTGGGTCGCACCAGGGACTGA